The following coding sequences lie in one Myxococcus xanthus genomic window:
- a CDS encoding response regulator — MGAERIKVLLVEDDGDSRELLAELLESEFDVKTATDGLAGLKMFEAEHPDVVVTDESLPGMCGTELAQKVKEREPRARVILVSGYTQVQGSEHCDVVLRKPIDVERLSAAVCRLGDEARH; from the coding sequence ACGAATCAAGGTCTTGCTGGTCGAGGACGACGGGGACAGCCGGGAGCTGCTGGCGGAGCTGCTGGAGTCGGAGTTCGACGTGAAGACGGCCACGGATGGCCTGGCCGGCCTCAAGATGTTCGAGGCCGAGCACCCGGACGTGGTGGTGACGGACGAATCCCTCCCAGGCATGTGCGGCACCGAACTCGCGCAGAAGGTCAAGGAGCGCGAACCCCGGGCCCGCGTCATCCTCGTGTCCGGTTACACACAGGTGCAGGGCTCCGAACACTGTGACGTGGTGCTGCGCAAGCCCATCGACGTAGAGCGCCTCAGCGCCGCGGTGTGCAGGCTGGGCGACGAAGCGCGACACTGA
- a CDS encoding DUF2007 domain-containing protein produces MKYCARCGSEYQDGVNACADCPGNPLLVSAEEMRSRGLPLPHELDTRVFVRAGSAEDPFTAEVYTQLLQDAHIPVLVRAGRSGVVDKLTTGNVLPWWEIHVPADQQVRATTLIEQERLRELATNDEAAAAAEAEERETESPAAEAEERETESPAAPPPAY; encoded by the coding sequence ATGAAATACTGTGCGAGGTGCGGCTCCGAGTATCAGGACGGCGTCAACGCGTGCGCTGACTGTCCAGGCAACCCGCTCCTCGTGAGCGCGGAGGAGATGCGCAGCAGGGGGCTGCCGCTCCCGCATGAGCTGGATACCCGCGTCTTCGTCCGGGCCGGCTCCGCGGAGGACCCCTTCACCGCCGAGGTCTACACGCAGCTCCTCCAGGACGCGCACATCCCCGTCCTGGTACGCGCTGGCCGCTCGGGCGTCGTAGACAAGCTGACCACCGGCAACGTGCTGCCCTGGTGGGAAATCCACGTCCCCGCCGACCAGCAGGTCCGGGCCACGACGCTGATTGAGCAGGAGCGCCTGCGGGAGCTGGCCACCAACGACGAGGCCGCGGCCGCCGCCGAGGCCGAGGAGCGGGAGACCGAATCCCCCGCCGCCGAGGCCGAGGAGCGGGAGACCGAATCCCCCGCCGCGCCGCCACCGGCCTACTGA